Below is a genomic region from Deinococcus sp. YIM 77859.
AACGTCCGGCATTACTGGGAGTTGGCTGCAACCCGTGACGAGGAACTGCTTCAGAGCGGCCTGAGTCAAGACCGGCAATTTCTGCTCGCCCACGCCACCCACGGCTACCTTGCCAACACGCAACTTCTGGTCCGTGAGGACGGCCGCCCGTTGTGGGTGGTTAACGAGGGCGAGTACCGCATGATCAACACCCTCGATCTCACTGTGGATCAGCTGTTTTGGGAGTTGCGTTACCATCCCTGGACCACCGCCCATGTCCTTGATCTGTTTGTGGAGCGCTACGCCTTTACAGATGAGATCAAGTGCGGCGAAGAGCGGTTGCCCGGCGGGCTTAGTTTTACCCATGACATGGGGGTCTCAAACGTCTTCACCCCGCCCGGCATCTCCTCGTACGAGACGGAGAACCTCGACGGCTGCTTCTCGCATATGACCTTCGAGCAGCTCACCAACTGGACGCTGAGCGCGACCATGTACGGCCTGCTCGCTGACCGTTCGTGGTTGGAGGAGCACGTAGGCACGCTCGAGGCTTGCCTGGCATCCCTACTCGTACGCGACACAGACGGGGACGGTGTTATGGATGCCGACAGCGCCCGCACCAAGAACGGAGCAGAGATCACCACCTATGACAGCCTAGACGCGAGTCTAGGACCAGCACGAGGGAACCTCTACCTGGCCGTGAAGACCTGGGCGTCCCTGGTGTGCTTACACCAGGCTCTGACGCTGCTAGGCCGGGACGGTGAAACAGCACGTGCACAGGCCCAGCGGACCGCTGAGCGTATTGTGCAGGCCTTTGACCCGGCTCGGGGCTACATCCCTGCGCTTCTGTTTGGCGGAAGTGACGCCTGCATCCTTCCCGCCATCGAAGCGCTCGCGTACCCTTTCCTGCTGGGATTGCGCGAGACGGTGAGCGAACAGGGCCCGTATGGATCCCTCATCACAGCCCTACGGCGGCACCTTGCTACGGCCCTGCAACCAGGCGTCTGCTTGGACGCTACATCGGGTGGTTGGAAGCTCTCAAGCACCAGCGTGAACACCTGGCTCTCCAAGATCTTCCTGTGTCAGTTCGTGGCTGAGGAAGTGTTCGGCCTGCAGCCCAATCCTCGCTGCGACGAGGCGCATGTGCGCTGGCAGCAGGTAGGGTCGGCACCCCATGGTCCGACGGATCAGGTGCGCTCGACCGACGGGCACGCCTTGGGCAGCCGGCTGTACCCCCGCCTGGTGACCAGCGTGTTGTGGTTACCGCGGCCCTGGGCGGAACAGGCGGCGACGAGACAAACCCCATTCCGCGTTCCGCTCACGACCTGACCAGTTGCGGGGGGTGCTGAACTCCGCAGCTCCTCAGCCACGAGCCCGCCTGCTGCTGTGCGGCTCCACTTGCCTGTGCCTGTGCCTCTTGGCCACAGCACGGGGATTCCATCTGCGTGAGTGGCCTAAGCTTTGTCCTGCGGCCCAGCAGATCTTGTCCCTGAGGCTCGGCTTCAAGGTGGAGACGGCCGTGAGCGGCACGGCTCCCTTCAGCGAGATGGGCGCGGTGCTTCGGCCTTCGTCTGCACTGCGATGTCCCCGATCACCTCGCGAAAAAAAGTGATCAGGCGGCCTACGTGGTGATCGAAGGTGAACTGGTCTCGCAGCGCCCAGACATGCTCGCGCAGGCGAGTCAGGCGCTCGCGGTCCTCAAGCTGCGCACCTAGGTCCGCCATATCCCGGAAGAAAAGCCCTAGGTCCAGTTCCCGCGCGAGGCTCTGCGTGGCGACGATGTGGCCGGTGTTGTCCCCTTGCAGCATGGGCACTCCCGCGGCTGCGAGCGTCGCCATCCGCGCCGGAATATTCAGGTCGTCCCAGTTGGCGCGCCGCAGCTCTCCCGCGTTCTCGCTGCGAAAAAAGTGCAGCCAGCCCGCGTCGTAGCGCGAGAACTCGGCCACCCAGTTCTCCTGGTTCACGTTGGGATGCAGGTGCAGGAAACGCCCCGCCAGCCTTTTTGTTCGCTCGATCCACCCCTGCCACTGCCCGTGGGTGAATTCGCCGTAGAAGTGCAGATGAATGCCCTGCGCGGCGAGTTCCGCGACTGTCTCCGGATGCAGGCCGATGGGGCGGCCCGGTACGACCGTATGCAACTCGCCGTCGCTGTTCGAGAGCCGCGGTGAGCGTTCGCCCCCCACGCTCTCGCGCTTGGGCAGGTCGCCGTCCAGAACGAGGGTGGGACGTCCATCCGCGAGTTGTGGCGAGAGCATCTCGAACCAGTCCTGCATTTCCCGGCTGGAATAGATGCGCCCGTCCGCCCGTGCGTACAGCTCCAGCAGTTCGCGCCAGGTGCCCTTTTCCAGGCAGATGAAAGGCCCTTCTTTGAAGTGCCACACAAAGGGCACGCCGGGGTTTTCCGTCAGGACGTGGTGTACGAAGGGGACCGCCTGCCAGTTGAGCAGCCCGTAGATCACGTCGGGCTTGATCTCCCGCACCGCCGCCTGCCAGTTCGTGCGCCCGATGTCCTGCACGTGGCCGAAGGGAAGGGGCCCGGTCCAGTTGTACCAGTAGGGCTTCTCCATCCACAGGCCGTAGAGCCGGTGCCCCTGTTCTGCGAGCGCGAGCACCCGCTCGGGGTTGTAGGCGAGCTCGCCCACAAGCAGGATCTTCAGGCCGCCGGGTGCAGGGGGCGTGGGCGGGCGCTCACGGTACCGGCGGTAGCGCTCCACCTCGTCGATGAAATGGCCGACCGTCGTGTGGAAGCGCAGCGGTTCCTGCACGCCGTAGTAGTCGCGGTAGGTGTTGATGCCGCCCACCGGCTCGCGCACGATCTTGTGCCGCTGCTCCGGGTGGTCCACCCACTCGCAGGTGACCCGCTCGGTCCCGACCGCTGGGCCACGCCGCTCCAGCGCGTGCCAGTACATCCGGCCCAGGTCGTCCGTGGTGAGTTCCGAGCGTTCCAGCCAGCGGTCCCCGCTGCGGCGGTGCATCACCTGCACGAGCTGGAGGGAAAAGCCGCCGATCTGCCCCGCCGCCGTGCGGTTGTAGTGGTGCCGCACGCCCGAATAGGCGAGCGCGGCTTCGGGATAGGCGGCGAGCGTGTCCGCGAGCTGCGCCAGATGGTCACGGTAGTACACGTCGTCGGACGGCAGGTAGGCGACGAGCGGGGCCTGCGCGAACGAAAGCGCGTGGTTGAGGGCCGCCCCGAGACCGACATTCCGTTCCAGACGGTGGTAGGAGATGCGGGGATCGGCGAGATAGGATTGGACGACCTCTCCGGTATGGTCGGGGGAACCGTCGTCCACCACGATGAGTTCCCAGTCGCTGAGCGACTGCGCGAGCAGGCTCTCGACGGCGCGGGGCAGGAAGTGGGCCTGCCGGTAGGTCGGCATCAGCACCGAAACGCGCGGGGAGGGGTGAAGGGTCATTCCTGCCGCCCCAGCAGCTGACCGGTGTGGTGAGCGGTTGGCCGTTCTGTGCTTCCCCGGTGGATCATCTCTCCTCCTGCTGGTGTGTTCTTGGGTTCAAAGGGACGTGAGCGGAATGCCGTCTTGCCCTCCCGCAGAGTGATACCTCTCACACAACCAGGAACTCAAGCTCTTCCACAGCTTTTCTCTCTCCACCTCCAGCTCGACCGGTAGGGCAGTGGGCCCCCGAAGAGCGTGGCCGCAGCCGCGCTGACACGCCTTTTCCAAGCATCGTGATTTGATGAACGTTCCAGAAAATAGCCTCCAGGACGACAAAAACGCTGTGCTGGGCGGTTGAAGTGCGTGCTGGTGGGCCTTTCTTGGGGCTTCCCCCCCTTCACGAGCGGACAAACGTATGTCATGCTGCGCACCATGACGAAGAAGTCGACGAAAGCGCCCGCCAAGAAGTCCACCGCCAAGGCTGCCCCCGCCCAGGACAACGCCCAGGAGGCCCGCGCCGCGGGTCGGGAGGGTGGAAGTGGCAAGGTTGCCAAGACCCAGCTTGTCGAGCTGGTCGCTGGCAAAACCGGCCTGACCAAGAAGCAGAGCGAGGAGGCCGTGAGCGCCATGCTCGGCGTGGTTGTGGACGCCATCAAGAGCGGCAAGAGTGTGGGGCTGCCTGGCCTGGGGACCCTGAGCGTCAAGCAGACCGCCGCCCGTACCGGTGTTCGCCCCGGGACCAATGAGCGCATTCAGATTCCTGCCGGGAAGAAAGTCGCCTTTAAGGTCGCCTCTACCCTCAAGTCTTCCCTCGGCGTTACGGACGACACGGCATCTGCCGAGTAAGGCGGAATCATCCCAAGCGACGCGCCTCCACCGGGGGCGCTTTTTGATGGCTTCGGCCATTCCAGCGGCTTTGCTGTAGGTTCAGGGCGGTCCCAGCACGCCGCGCCAACGGCTGGAGAGGCGCGGCAGGATTCGCCGGGCGATGGTCTGAAGCTCGTTGGGGGGAGCCAGAAAGACAGCCGCAGCCAACACGACGGCGCCCAGCAACAGCTCCGCCGTGAACAGCACGGCGAGCGGTGTGCCCAGGTGACGCAGCGGTTGCACCACGGCGAAGGAGACGGCCGCCGACCCGAGAAGGCAGAGCAGGCCGGTCCCGTACGCCCGCAGGATGGCGCGGCCGCCGCCCACAATGGAACGGGCGAGCAGCGCAAAGGCAACGTTACGCAAGATGGTGGCGGCGAGCAGGGTGAGCGCGATGGCGACGACGCTGCCTCCCAGCCGGTAGGTGGTCCAAAAGGCCAGCAGCAGCCCCAGGAAGTACACCAGCTGAATTCTGATCTTGGCCCCCAGCCGCGCGGTGGCCTCGGCCAGCACGCCGGAAAGGTTACTGGTCACCAGGAAGGGCAGGAGCAGACCGAAGATCCTCAGCAGCGGGACGGCCTCCAGAAACTGCGGCCCCAGCAGCACGCGCACGATCTCGGGAGCGGCCACCACGATGCCGCCCGAGACGCAGCCCATCACCAGCATGAGGGCGAGCAGCGCGGAGTGGTAGGCCCGGCGCAGCCGCTCGGGTTCTGTCTGCACGGCACTAAAGGACGGGGCGAGCACCCGAGTCAGGCTCCCGGCGAAATTCAGTGCGGGGCCGCTCACGGTGTTGTAGCTGCGGCTGTACAGACCCAGGGCGGTGGGCGAGTACAGCCGTCCCAGCAGCAGCGTGTCCAGGTTGGCACTCAGAAACTCCAGGAAATTCACCACCGTGACCCGTGTCCCAAAGGCATACAGGGGACGGTACGCTTCCCGCCTCAAGGTCAGGCGGAGGCTGTGGCGCGTCGCGGCGTACAGGAAAACCGTTTGAATGATGGCCTGGGCGAGCGCGCTCAAGGCCACGCTGAGGGCACCAAACCCCAGGTAGGCTGTTCCCAGCCCAATGACGCCGTGCCCCAAAATATAGGAGGTGAGCTCGGCGGTCACCAGAGGTCGGAAGCGCAGGGAGCGGCGCAGCAGGCTGCTGGACAGCACGATGAGCGCATTCAGCAGGTAGGCACCGGCGTAGACGCGAAAGACCGGCACCAGTTCGGGGAGGTCGTAGAAGCGGCCAGCCAGGGGGGCAAGGCACCATGCGATCACCGTGACCAAGGCGCCCAGCAGCAGTGAGGACGTAAAGCCTGCCCGGATATCCGTTTCGGTGAGTTCGGGCTTTTGCACAATCGCCTGTCCGATCCCCAGGTCACCCACGAACTGCCCGACCCGTTGCAGCATAAAGGCGAGGGCGACCACACCGAACGCTTCGGGTGTCAACAGACGCGACAGCACCGCCGCGAACACCAGTTGCAGGGCGGTCCCTATCCCCAGCGAGACATAACTCCACTTGATCGCGTGGACAGTGCGACTCTTGAGGCTCATGTCGGCCTCGCCGGGGGGCTGCGCCGTGCCCTGGCCTGCGCCAGGACGTGCTCGTACAGATTCAGGTAAGCCTGCGCCTGCCGCTCGTACGTGTACTCGGTCATGACCTTGCGAAGGGCAGCTTCGGCCAGCGCCTGCGGGTGGGGGTGATCGAGCAGAAAGGCGATGCCCCGCGCGAGGTCATGCACGTCGCCGTACCGGGCCTGGTAGCCGTTGAGGCCGTGATCCACGATATCGGCCGGTCCGCTGTCCCTGAAGCAGACCACCGGAGTTCCGCAGGCCAGTGACTCCATCGCGACCTTTCCAAAGGCTTCCTCAAGGGACGGCATGACGGTGACATCGGCCCCCGCATACAGCTGCGCCAGCCGCCTATCGTCATCAAGGGCCCCCACAAAGTGGGTGTTCAACCCCATGTCGGGGGGGGTTTTCCCGTAGAGCGAGCCAAACACCACCACTTCCAACTGGGCGGCATCGGCGCGGCGCGCCAGCAGGAAAGTGGCTTGCCGCAGCGCCTCGAAGCCTTTGCGCTGGTCACTCAGCGGGTGCGTCGCGCCGAACAGGATGAGCCGGCGATCCGGCGCCCATCCCAGGGCGGCGCGCGCCTCGGCCTGCGGCACCGGACGGAAGACCGAGATGTCAAGCGCGTTGGGAATAACGACGATCTCCCGTTCGGCGAACAGCGAGCTGCGCCGTGCCTGCTCAGCGAGCCAGCGGCTCAGCGCGACCAGGGTGAAAGCGCGGTTTTGCCAGGCGCGCGCCTTGCGGCGGTGCAGCACCCGCGAGAGGTCGTTTGGGTGATCTGACCCCAACGCCGGGCAGTGCCCGCAGTTCGCCTCGAAACCGCGGCAGCTTCCCGCGTAGTGACAACCCCCGGTCATGGGCCACAGGTCACGCAGGGTCCAGACGACCGGCGCGCGAATGCCCGCAATGCTCTCGGGGCTCAGAAAGCCGTCGTTGATCCAGTGCAGGTTCACCACATCGGGCTGCAGGGCGTTGATCCGGCGGTGCACCGGCCACGGCAGCGCTGCCGCTGAAAAGTACCGGTCCAGCCGAGGATGCCACGCCCGAAGCTCGCGTTCGCTGCGGCGGGCCAGGGCGGAGACCCAGCGTGGACGGTACTCCAGGACCTGGGGATCACGGCTGCTTTTGCGCTGCACCAGGATGGTGGAGTGCACCCGCGTCCTCAGGGCGTGATGTAGCCAGTAGGCTCCGCGCGCAGCGCCGCCGTCCACGTCGCTGCTGCTGAGGTGCAGGACCTTCACCGCCGCACCTCCACGGGGGGACGGGGGAAATACGGGGGCGGGGGCGTCATCACGCGCAAGATAGGCGGCCTTCCGTTACCCGAAAGTAAACAGGCCTGCCGGATCGGGGGTGTGGGCAGGCCAGGGAAGACCAGAGGCCCCACCGGGCTGCGCTGACCCCAGAGCCGTCACCGCTGAGCCTTTCTCGGGAATTTAGCGCAATGGTAACGCTGTCCCGCGGACACTGCGGGGGCGGTGATGCCACCGCTGCCACAGCCTTCGGGGTCTGTGCCGCACTTGGGCCGAGGTGAACAGTGAGAATGGGGATTCCGGTCGACGCCAAAATTTATGTGGCGGGGCACGAGAGCGTGATGGGCACAGTGCTGTGCCAGAAGTTAAGGGCCCTGGGCTACGGGAACATCATCACGCGGGGCGCAGCAGACCTGGATCTGCGCGACCAACCTGCCGTCTACGCCTTTTTCGAGCAGGAGTTGCCCGACTATGTCTTTATCGCTCCGTTGGGCTGCGAGCATGTTCTAGACAACCTGCTGCGCCCCGCAGAGTCCCTGTACGGTCGTCTGATGTCCCTGTTCAACCTGGTGCACGCGTCGTACCTGTACGAGGTTCGCAAGCTCCTGAGCATCATCGACTGTCAGTTCACCGTTGAAGCCCTGCGCTATGAGACCGATGAGGTGACCTTGCGGCAGTACCGCCTGGAGAGCCGCGAGGCGGATGAACTGCTGAAGTCAGTCGCGGCCGGGTTATGCGACCGTTACCGCCGGCAATACAACTGCGACTTCATCTCCGTGGTGTTTCACCCTGAGGCTTCTGCGGTGGACACGTCCAAAGGACCGGTGATCCTGACCCGCGGCACCTCTCCCCACCACGGGGATCACCTCTATTCGGACGACCCCGCCGATGCCTGCCTGTTTCTGATGGAGAACTTCTCGGCCACCGGGGCCATCGCCGTGCTCACTGGTCCGCGTGGTTCCAGCCCTGCATGAATCGTCCGGCTGTTGGGGGAGCCTTCCACTGCACCGATTTAATTTCTCGTTAGCGCCCGCCTGCCTACCCTGATGGTGCTGAACACGCTCCCGCGTACTTGGGCCGGGGCAGCCGCCGGAGATGAACGGGAAATCCCCTCTCACACCTCAGTGAACGTGATGCCGCCCTTTCCCTCAGACCACCCTTCCACTCCCAGGAGACCAGACATGCATGACTCCCCCCTGAATGTTGCCGTCGTGGGTACCGGCTATGTTGGTCTGGGCACGGCTGTCCTGCTCGCCTATTTCGGGCATCAGGTGGTCGGCCTAGACGTCGATCAGGAGAAGGTCGAGACCCTGCGGCGCGGCGAGCTGCCCATCTACGAGCCGGGCCTCGCCGAGCTGATGCAGGCGTGCGGCGAACGCCTGCGCTGGACCACGGACTACCGTGAAGCGATTCCCAACGCGGACGTGATTTTTATCTGTGTGGGAACCCCGCCGCTGCCTGATGGGCGGCCTGATCTGCGCTTTGTGGCGCAGGCTGCGCAGGCCATCGCGAGGCACCTGAACGGCAAGTTTCAGGTGGTCGTCAACAAGAGCACGGTGCCGGTGGGAACCGGGGACTGGGTGGCGCGCATCATCGAGGAGTACGCGCCGGACTACAAGGCTGGGCGGTACGGCGTGGTGAGCAATCCAGAGTTCCTGCGCGAGGGGAGCGCCCTGTTCGACAGCCTCTACCCGGACCGCCTGGTGTTGGGGGGCGAGGACGAGCGCGCGGTGGCACGGCTGCTGGAGCTGTACGCGCCGCTGATCGAGCAGCACTTTGAAGCCCCGGCCCACGTTCCCCGGCCAGCCGGCTACACGCGGCCCGAGGTGGTGAGCACCAGCCTGTCCAGTGCGGAGATGATCAAGTACGCCGCCAACGCCTTTTTGGCGCTCAAGATCAGCTTTGCCAACGAGATCGCCGGGCTGTGTGAGCGGGTGGATGCGGACATTGAGGAGGTGATGCGCGGCATCGGCAGTGATCAGCGTATCGGCCGCCGCTTCCTGGCTGCGGGGGTGGGCTGGGGCGGCTCCTGCTTCGGCAAGGACACAGCTGCCCTGATCAGCACCGGCGAGGAGTACGGCTACGCCATGCCGATTCTCAAAGCTGCCGTGGAGGTCAACCAGCGGCAGCGGCAGCTCGTGATCGCCAAGCTGCAGGGGCATCTGCACCGCCTCAAGGGCAAGCGGGTCGCGGTGCTGGGCATGGCCTTTAAGCCCAATACCGACGACCTGCGCGACGCCCCCGCCCATGACTGCATCGCGCGGCTCAACAGCCTGGGTGCCACCGTGATCGCCCACGACCCGGTGGCGATGGACCGCGCCCGCCACGAGTGGACGCACCTCCGCTACAGCGAGGCGGCGAGCGCCGAGGACGCCCTGCGGGGCGCGGATGCCGCCATCATCATGACCGAGTGGGCGGACTACCAGGCGCTGGACTGGGAGCGTGCGCTGCGCAGTATGCGCCATCCCCTGATCATCGACACGCGCAATATCGTGAAGCGGAGCCCAGGGCTGGGGACCATCGAGCAGATCGGTCGCCGCCTGCCACCCCCGCCCGTGCCCATGGTCGGAGTGACGGCATGAATATCCTGCTGACAGGCAGCGCCGGTTTTATTGGAAGCCACCTGACGGAGCGGCTGCTGGCCGAGGGTCACCACGTGATTGGCGTGGACAACTACCTCAGCGGTCAGCCCGCCAACACGGCGCTGTTCCGGGAGCATCCACGCTTTCGCTTCATCCAGGCAGACGTGAGCCTGGGCCTTCCCGATCCGGGCGTGCGGCTGGACTTCGTGCTGCACTTTGCGAGCCCCGCCAGCCCTCCGCACTATCAGCAGCACCCTGTTGCAACGCTGATGGTGGGCGCGCAGGGCACCCAGCACGCCCTGGACCTGGCACGAGCACACGGGGCGGCCTTTTTGCTGGCCTCCACCTCCGAAGTCTATGGGGATCCCGAGGTCCACCCGCAACCCGAGACGTACTGGGGACACGTGAACCCCAACGGCCTGCGCAGTTGTTACGACGAGGCCAAGCGGTATGCCGAGGCGCTCACGATGGCCTACCACCGTCACTATGGGGTGGATACCCGCATTGTCCGCATCTTTAATACCTATGGACCGCGGATGCGCGCCGATGATGGCCGGGTGGTCACGAACTTCATCCACCAGGCGCTTGCGGGACAGCCCCTCACCGTGTACGGCGACGGAAGCCAAACCCGCAGCTTCCAATACGTCTCCGACCTTGTTCGCGGGATTATGGCGCTGATGGACGTGCCCGACCCTTTCCCCGTCAACCTGGGAAATCCCGACGAGTACACCATCCTCCAGTTTGCCGAGCGTATCCGTGACCTGATCGATCCGCGTCTCCCGATCATTCACCGGCCCCTGCCGGCGGATGACCCGCGTCAGCGCCGACCTGACATCACCCGGGCTCGCACCCTGCTGGGCTGGTCTCCTCAGGTCAGCCTGCAAGACGGCCTGGCCCGTACCGTGGAGAGTTTCCGGGCGGTGGGCGGACAACCGGAGCGCCTGGTCTCCGCTCGGCTGGACGGTCACTGAGGAGGGCGTCCAGTGTGCGCTCAAGAAAGGCCGGAGTGACCCTTCGTACCGTCGCGCTGATTGACCCCCTGCAGGGCGGGCACCACGAGGGGTACGCCGCACTGCTGGCACGCGAGTTGATTCAAAGAGGGCTCGCAGTGCATGTGATCGGCAGTGCCCGTCTGGTGAGGTACGTCCGCCGAGCGGTTCCAGAGGTGACCGGAGACGTCGTCCAGCTCTACGCGCACAGCGAGGCCCAGCACTACAACCAGGGACGGCTAGAGCGTGAGCGTCTCAACGTGCGCTTTTTCCGCGAGGCGCTGCGGCGAGCGCGGGTGAGGGGCTGCGATACGGCGCACATCCTGTGGCTGGATAGTTTTGTTCTGTCCCTGCTCCTCGTGTGGTTGAGCGGGGCGGGGCATGGACTCCGTCTCCGGGTCACGCTGCACTGGCTGTATTTTCTACGGGGCTTTCAGGCTCGGCTTGGGGGCAGGAGCGAGGCGGGGCATCTGCTGATGCTGCGCCTGCTGGGTCGGCTCGGTGGCCGCGTGATGCTGCACTCTCCCGCACTGGCGCAGGTGTTAAGTCCCCGGCTGGGCCGCTCTATGGTCGACGTCCTGCCCTACCCGGTCGAGCCCCCGCAGATTCCCCCTGAGCAGCGCGTGGCAGAGCGGCAGGCCATGCGCCTGCGACTCGGGGTGCCGCCGGAGGCCCGCGTGCTCCTGGCCTTTGGTGGGATGCGCCCCGACAAAGGCCAAGACCTCGCCCTGCGCGCGCTGGCCCAGCTCCCGGACAGGGACCACCTCCTCTTTGTGGGGCGTGCGACCCCCTCGGATGCCGAGCAACTCCGGCGGCTGGCCAGCGAACTCGGGGTGACCCAGCGGGTGCATCTGCACCTTGAATACGTGCCGGATGAGGATGTCGAGCGGTATTTCCTGGCCTCGGACATCGTTCTGTTGCCGTACCGGCGAAACTTTGCGGGACAAAGCGGACCGTTGGTGATCGCGGCGTCGCTGGGCCTCCCCGTCTTGGCCTCCAGGGTGGGCGTGCTTGCTGAGACGGTGAACGCCTACCGTCTGGGGGCCTTGTTTCCCCCCGAGGACCCCGAGGCGCTGGCCCGCTGCGTGGCCTCGTTCGACCGGTCTTCCTTTCAGCCGCAGACCCACCGTTTTCGCGAGGACCATACCCCCGCTGCGTTTGCCGAGGCGGTCTTGCGCAGCTACAGCATGGGCGAGCCGACAACGCTGCCCGCCGGCGTGTCCCACCCCGAAGAACGAACGGGCAACACGGTCTCCGGCGCGTAGAAGTTCGCCTGTCCGCTTTTGCCGAAAGAAGATCCCCGGGGAGGGCATCCGCGTTCTGTGGCTGTTGCTAGACTGTGGACATGCCCGCGGACCGTTCGCTTGACGCCGAGCCCACCACCCGTCAGCTCGACCCAGAGGTGCTCAAGAGCCTGCAAAACCGCCTGTCGCGTGTAGAAGGCCACGTGCGCGGCGTGAGCAGGATGCTCGAAAACGGCAGCTCCTGTGACGAAGTGCTCGTGCAACTGGCCGCCATCAAGGCCGCCATCGTCAAAGTGGAGGGGTTGCTGCTCGAAGACCACATCGACTCCTGTGTCATTCCCGCCGTGCAGGCCGGGAACGGCGACGCAGCTGTGAAATCGCTCAAACGGGCCCTGCTCAAGCTGCTCTGAGCGCGCCTTCTCGCAGGGCCCGGCCGTGATGGCCGGGCTTTCTTGTGGGGGGATGGGTGCTGGTGTAGGCGTGAGTAGCTTTCCTCAGGGATGACCGCCCGATCTCTTTACATATCCCTTGGGGGGGCATAGGATAACTGGGAGGAGTAATCACCATGACTCAGACCTACAAAGTCACCGGCATGACCTGCGCCCACTGCGCCAGCAGCGTCGAGAGCGCCCTGAAGCGGGTTCCGGGCGTCGCGAACGCCAGCGTGAAGTACATCCGCAAGGAAGCCACGGTGGAAGGCCAGGCGGACTCCCAGGCGCTTAAACAGGCGGTCCGTGAGGCGGGCTACGGCCTTGAAGACAAATGAAACGCGTCGACCTGGCCGTT
It encodes:
- a CDS encoding UDP-glucose/GDP-mannose dehydrogenase family protein, with protein sequence MHDSPLNVAVVGTGYVGLGTAVLLAYFGHQVVGLDVDQEKVETLRRGELPIYEPGLAELMQACGERLRWTTDYREAIPNADVIFICVGTPPLPDGRPDLRFVAQAAQAIARHLNGKFQVVVNKSTVPVGTGDWVARIIEEYAPDYKAGRYGVVSNPEFLREGSALFDSLYPDRLVLGGEDERAVARLLELYAPLIEQHFEAPAHVPRPAGYTRPEVVSTSLSSAEMIKYAANAFLALKISFANEIAGLCERVDADIEEVMRGIGSDQRIGRRFLAAGVGWGGSCFGKDTAALISTGEEYGYAMPILKAAVEVNQRQRQLVIAKLQGHLHRLKGKRVAVLGMAFKPNTDDLRDAPAHDCIARLNSLGATVIAHDPVAMDRARHEWTHLRYSEAASAEDALRGADAAIIMTEWADYQALDWERALRSMRHPLIIDTRNIVKRSPGLGTIEQIGRRLPPPPVPMVGVTA
- a CDS encoding UDP-glucuronic acid decarboxylase family protein — its product is MNILLTGSAGFIGSHLTERLLAEGHHVIGVDNYLSGQPANTALFREHPRFRFIQADVSLGLPDPGVRLDFVLHFASPASPPHYQQHPVATLMVGAQGTQHALDLARAHGAAFLLASTSEVYGDPEVHPQPETYWGHVNPNGLRSCYDEAKRYAEALTMAYHRHYGVDTRIVRIFNTYGPRMRADDGRVVTNFIHQALAGQPLTVYGDGSQTRSFQYVSDLVRGIMALMDVPDPFPVNLGNPDEYTILQFAERIRDLIDPRLPIIHRPLPADDPRQRRPDITRARTLLGWSPQVSLQDGLARTVESFRAVGGQPERLVSARLDGH
- a CDS encoding glycosyltransferase family 4 protein — encoded protein: MTLRTVALIDPLQGGHHEGYAALLARELIQRGLAVHVIGSARLVRYVRRAVPEVTGDVVQLYAHSEAQHYNQGRLERERLNVRFFREALRRARVRGCDTAHILWLDSFVLSLLLVWLSGAGHGLRLRVTLHWLYFLRGFQARLGGRSEAGHLLMLRLLGRLGGRVMLHSPALAQVLSPRLGRSMVDVLPYPVEPPQIPPEQRVAERQAMRLRLGVPPEARVLLAFGGMRPDKGQDLALRALAQLPDRDHLLFVGRATPSDAEQLRRLASELGVTQRVHLHLEYVPDEDVERYFLASDIVLLPYRRNFAGQSGPLVIAASLGLPVLASRVGVLAETVNAYRLGALFPPEDPEALARCVASFDRSSFQPQTHRFREDHTPAAFAEAVLRSYSMGEPTTLPAGVSHPEERTGNTVSGA
- a CDS encoding metal-sensitive transcriptional regulator; translated protein: MPADRSLDAEPTTRQLDPEVLKSLQNRLSRVEGHVRGVSRMLENGSSCDEVLVQLAAIKAAIVKVEGLLLEDHIDSCVIPAVQAGNGDAAVKSLKRALLKLL
- a CDS encoding heavy-metal-associated domain-containing protein — protein: MTQTYKVTGMTCAHCASSVESALKRVPGVANASVKYIRKEATVEGQADSQALKQAVREAGYGLEDK